In the Candidatus Krumholzibacteriia bacterium genome, one interval contains:
- a CDS encoding (2Fe-2S)-binding protein, translating to MPVYTILVNGKNQNVEAAADMPLLWVLRDRLELTGAKFGCGVGLCGSCTVLVGGKAVRSCTTPVGDVGEREVTTIEGLGAAGPDPLQTAWETECVSQCGYCQPGQIMNAAALLRQKPNPTDEEIDAAMRDNLCRCGTYLRIRRAIRRAAEEGAK from the coding sequence ATGCCTGTCTATACCATCCTCGTTAACGGAAAGAATCAGAACGTCGAGGCGGCGGCCGACATGCCGCTGCTGTGGGTGTTGCGTGACCGCCTCGAACTCACCGGCGCCAAGTTCGGCTGCGGTGTGGGGCTGTGCGGCAGTTGCACGGTGCTCGTCGGGGGAAAGGCGGTGCGAAGCTGCACCACCCCGGTGGGTGACGTGGGGGAGCGCGAAGTGACCACCATCGAGGGGCTGGGCGCCGCCGGTCCGGATCCGCTGCAGACTGCGTGGGAGACGGAATGTGTATCGCAGTGCGGCTACTGCCAGCCGGGGCAGATCATGAACGCCGCCGCGCTGCTGCGCCAGAAGCCCAATCCCACCGACGAAGAGATCGACGCCGCCATGCGCGACAACCTCTGCCGGTGCGGAACCTACCTCCGCATTCGCCGCGCCATCCGGCGCGCCGCCGAAGAAGGTGCAAAATGA
- a CDS encoding CPBP family intramembrane metalloprotease, giving the protein MSNLAAALASNRAAQAAEIVLVFGVAVVVVAIGWGIVGENPVLRQAVVWVANVIMLLTIRAGLRVRGQSWAHFGLSFRFPGWRGMVRTVLWSVVVLIAALAAFIAGSMLMANVATGQQNADMSGYNYLRGNLPLLLLALPAVWFVSSFGEEVLYRGFLITRLAEMGGGGKAALRIALVISAVVFGLAHFDWGIVGIVQTTLMGLALAIAYIVSKRNLWTLILAHAYMDTVLFVQMYMGVSAGG; this is encoded by the coding sequence ATGAGCAACCTCGCAGCCGCACTGGCGTCCAACCGCGCGGCGCAGGCCGCGGAAATCGTCCTGGTGTTCGGTGTCGCCGTGGTGGTGGTCGCGATCGGGTGGGGTATCGTGGGCGAGAACCCGGTGCTGCGGCAGGCGGTGGTGTGGGTGGCCAACGTGATCATGCTGCTCACCATCCGGGCCGGGCTCCGCGTTCGCGGGCAAAGCTGGGCGCACTTCGGCCTGAGTTTCCGGTTCCCCGGCTGGCGCGGAATGGTGCGAACCGTTCTGTGGTCGGTCGTCGTCCTCATCGCCGCGCTCGCCGCCTTCATTGCCGGATCAATGCTGATGGCCAACGTGGCCACGGGGCAGCAGAACGCCGACATGAGTGGCTACAACTACCTGCGCGGCAATCTCCCCCTGTTGCTGCTGGCGCTGCCGGCGGTGTGGTTTGTTTCATCGTTTGGAGAAGAGGTGCTGTACCGCGGATTTCTCATCACACGGCTCGCGGAGATGGGTGGCGGGGGCAAGGCCGCGCTGCGCATCGCGCTGGTGATCAGCGCGGTGGTTTTCGGGCTCGCCCACTTCGACTGGGGCATCGTGGGTATCGTCCAGACCACGCTGATGGGACTTGCCCTCGCAATCGCGTATATTGTTTCGAAGCGGAACCTGTGGACGCTGATTCTGGCCCACGCCTACATGGATACCGTGCTCTTCGTACAGATGTATATGGGTGTGAGCGCCGGCGGATAG
- a CDS encoding CoA-binding protein yields MRTPDSVARFLQGRRIAVAGVSRKGDAAANAIFKKLRDGGYEVFPVNPNAQTVEDVICYPDVASIPGPLDGVVIATHPDISAAIVRQCKDRGVARVWFHRSFGAGSVSSEAVRECQRLGVQSIVGGCPLMFCEPVNVAHRCMRWWLQRSGRVPK; encoded by the coding sequence GTGAGGACACCCGATTCGGTCGCACGGTTTCTGCAGGGCCGCCGCATCGCGGTGGCCGGTGTCTCCCGCAAGGGAGACGCCGCCGCCAACGCCATCTTCAAGAAGTTGCGCGATGGCGGCTACGAGGTGTTTCCGGTGAACCCCAACGCGCAGACCGTCGAGGACGTCATTTGTTACCCGGACGTCGCCTCCATCCCCGGCCCGCTCGACGGCGTAGTGATTGCCACCCACCCCGACATCTCCGCCGCAATCGTCCGCCAGTGCAAGGACCGCGGGGTGGCGCGGGTGTGGTTTCACCGCTCGTTCGGTGCGGGGAGTGTCTCCAGCGAGGCGGTGCGCGAGTGCCAGCGTCTGGGAGTGCAGAGTATCGTGGGTGGCTGTCCGCTCATGTTCTGTGAGCCGGTGAACGTGGCACACAGGTGCATGCGCTGGTGGTTGCAGCGCAGCGGGCGGGTTCCGAAGTAG
- a CDS encoding T9SS type A sorting domain-containing protein: MSRTLTTRSLWTVALLAFLAPAVLQAQVIDFETLPGGAPTVDQQTISTEYNSLGVTFSLLDVVSGLPIGSPRIAKAGLPQTAFEGCYAADTPYAYLGLGQSFLTDGTGLGIQGDLRIEYATPVAQASGLILDIDCRANGGPPCEQWTITAYDAVGSVLDVAVLDAPQGAINPQCASPQAGPGDSNAFGWTVTAGGPLIKSIILRHTGAATNVGLAFDNFTVAGPPGPLDVIATASVDTVCMGESITLSAFPGGGMPPYTFQWQQELVPSWFNLGTGSTQLVQVLQTTRFRVIVTDANASQVTSAPVTVSAQGGVLCSASLLLSNNGGDNLIRYSFLSQQPEVFVPAGSGGLNGPSKLVCGPDGNIYVSSQNNDRVLQYDGVTGAFISTFVPASSGGLDGPVGIDFGPDGNLYVVSFVLNAVLRYNGTTGAFIDTFVPNGSGLNTPTGMIFGPDDNLYVSSRDGHKVLRFNGTTGAALGDFVTAASGGLNAPRGLVFGPDGNLYVCEEINDSVRRYNGSTGAFIDVFIAGGSGGLDRANDIAFGPDGVCYVASFNNDKLLAYDGGTGAFLGALPDGILNGPAWIAIGCHPRATGVGGGAAAPRPQLSVEPNVPNPFNPWTTVAFTLPAAGPARVTVVDVTGRVIATLLDRSLAAGRHEVEWKGDTRAGTPAPSGVYFVRVQSGGVSAAGKMILLR, from the coding sequence ATGTCCCGAACGCTCACCACCCGGTCCCTGTGGACCGTAGCCCTTCTCGCCTTCCTTGCGCCCGCCGTCCTGCAGGCCCAGGTCATCGACTTCGAGACCCTGCCCGGCGGCGCGCCCACGGTGGATCAGCAGACCATCTCCACCGAGTACAACTCGCTCGGGGTGACCTTCTCGCTGCTCGACGTGGTCAGCGGGCTCCCCATCGGGTCGCCGCGCATCGCCAAGGCCGGCCTGCCCCAGACCGCCTTCGAGGGCTGTTATGCGGCCGATACTCCGTACGCGTATCTCGGCCTGGGCCAGAGCTTTCTCACCGACGGCACGGGCCTTGGCATCCAGGGTGACCTGCGCATCGAGTACGCCACGCCGGTGGCGCAGGCGTCCGGGCTGATTCTCGATATCGACTGCCGCGCCAATGGTGGACCACCGTGCGAGCAGTGGACCATCACCGCGTACGACGCGGTGGGATCCGTGCTGGATGTGGCCGTGCTGGACGCGCCCCAGGGCGCCATCAATCCTCAGTGCGCTTCTCCGCAGGCGGGCCCGGGCGACTCCAATGCGTTCGGCTGGACCGTCACCGCGGGCGGGCCGCTGATCAAGTCCATCATTCTGCGGCATACCGGGGCAGCCACCAACGTGGGGCTCGCCTTCGACAACTTCACCGTGGCAGGCCCTCCGGGGCCGCTGGACGTGATCGCGACCGCGTCGGTGGACACCGTCTGCATGGGTGAGTCGATCACGCTCTCCGCGTTCCCAGGCGGCGGGATGCCGCCATATACGTTTCAATGGCAGCAGGAGCTGGTGCCCTCGTGGTTCAACCTCGGCACCGGCAGCACACAGCTGGTGCAGGTGCTGCAGACCACGCGTTTCCGCGTGATCGTGACCGATGCCAACGCGAGCCAGGTCACCAGCGCGCCGGTGACGGTGTCCGCCCAGGGCGGGGTGCTGTGTTCCGCCAGCCTCTTGCTGAGCAACAACGGCGGTGACAACCTCATCCGTTACAGCTTCTTGAGCCAGCAACCCGAGGTGTTCGTACCCGCGGGCAGCGGCGGATTGAACGGCCCCTCCAAGCTGGTGTGCGGCCCCGATGGCAACATCTACGTCAGCAGTCAGAACAACGACCGCGTGCTGCAATATGACGGTGTGACCGGCGCGTTTATCAGCACCTTCGTGCCGGCCAGCAGCGGCGGACTCGACGGCCCGGTGGGAATCGACTTCGGCCCGGACGGCAACCTGTACGTGGTGTCGTTCGTGCTGAACGCGGTGCTGCGCTACAACGGAACCACAGGCGCGTTTATCGACACATTCGTTCCCAACGGCAGCGGCCTCAACACTCCCACCGGCATGATCTTCGGTCCCGACGACAATCTCTATGTCAGCAGCCGCGACGGCCACAAGGTGCTGCGCTTCAACGGCACCACCGGCGCCGCGCTGGGCGACTTCGTCACCGCCGCCAGTGGCGGACTCAACGCGCCGCGCGGCCTGGTGTTCGGCCCGGACGGCAACCTGTACGTCTGCGAGGAGATCAACGACAGCGTGCGCCGCTACAACGGAAGCACCGGTGCATTCATCGACGTGTTCATCGCCGGCGGCAGCGGAGGGCTGGATCGCGCCAACGACATCGCCTTCGGGCCGGATGGCGTGTGCTACGTGGCCAGTTTCAACAACGACAAGCTGCTCGCCTACGACGGGGGCACCGGCGCCTTCCTCGGCGCGCTCCCCGACGGGATCCTCAACGGCCCGGCGTGGATCGCCATCGGGTGCCATCCGCGGGCAACGGGCGTGGGCGGCGGTGCCGCTGCTCCGCGGCCGCAACTGTCGGTGGAACCCAACGTGCCCAACCCGTTCAACCCGTGGACCACGGTGGCCTTCACGCTGCCGGCGGCGGGCCCGGCGCGGGTGACGGTGGTGGACGTGACGGGACGGGTGATCGCAACCCTGCTGGATAGGAGCCTGGCGGCGGGACGGCACGAGGTGGAGTGGAAGGGTGACACCCGTGCGGGCACACCGGCGCCGTCGGGGGTCTACTTTGTGCGCGTGCAGAGCGGCGGTGTCTCGGCGGCGGGCAAGATGATCCTGCTGCGCTGA
- a CDS encoding sulfurtransferase TusA family protein, whose protein sequence is MTSPRRLSTSLGVAAVVVDARGEFCPVPVIRTSDAVKALPPGGTVLVIADDPAIEFDLPAWARSAGQECSLVRIDGRDFHYAVKKRAP, encoded by the coding sequence ATGACGTCACCCCGCAGGTTGTCCACGTCGCTCGGCGTGGCCGCCGTCGTGGTGGACGCGCGCGGCGAGTTCTGCCCGGTGCCGGTGATCCGCACCTCGGACGCGGTCAAGGCGCTTCCGCCGGGCGGCACGGTGCTGGTGATCGCGGACGACCCGGCCATCGAGTTCGACCTGCCCGCGTGGGCGCGCAGCGCGGGTCAGGAGTGTTCGCTGGTGCGCATCGACGGCCGCGATTTCCACTACGCGGTGAAGAAGCGCGCACCGTAA
- a CDS encoding GNAT family N-acetyltransferase, whose protein sequence is MHSFQQLNLETARLLLRPLRGSDGDRLFRIFSDLKVMRYWNTEPWTSPDEAPSHIGRELTAMRTGEYISLGVVRKDTETLIGTCTLFDMMEHCRRAEVGYSLASDSWGNGYMQEALTALLDYAFAELNMNRVEADVDPRNIASVKCLERLGFLREGLLRERWIVAGEVSDTAFYGLLLKDWKVRGKQ, encoded by the coding sequence ATGCATTCCTTCCAACAACTTAACCTCGAGACGGCGCGGCTGTTGCTGCGGCCGTTACGGGGGTCCGATGGGGACCGCCTTTTCAGGATTTTCTCGGATCTGAAGGTCATGCGCTACTGGAACACGGAGCCGTGGACGTCCCCCGACGAAGCCCCGTCTCATATCGGGCGCGAACTCACCGCCATGCGAACGGGTGAGTACATCAGCCTCGGTGTGGTCCGCAAGGACACGGAAACCCTGATTGGCACGTGCACCTTGTTCGACATGATGGAGCATTGCCGCCGGGCGGAGGTCGGCTACAGTCTGGCCTCGGACTCGTGGGGCAACGGCTACATGCAGGAGGCGCTGACGGCGCTGCTCGATTATGCGTTCGCGGAGTTGAATATGAATCGCGTGGAGGCGGATGTCGATCCGCGCAACATCGCGTCGGTGAAATGCCTGGAACGTCTCGGATTCCTGCGCGAAGGGCTGTTGCGAGAACGATGGATCGTCGCGGGTGAGGTGTCGGACACCGCCTTCTACGGCCTGCTCCTCAAGGACTGGAAGGTGCGCGGGAAGCAATGA
- a CDS encoding DUF190 domain-containing protein, which yields MTLPQEGCLLRIFIGESDKHGGKPLYEWIVSQARERKLAGATVLRGIMGFGANSRIHTAKILRLSEDLPIVVEIVDTRDKLDAFLGEIEGSIGAGLATLEKAEVRFYRSGGK from the coding sequence ATGACGCTTCCCCAGGAAGGCTGTCTGCTGCGCATCTTCATCGGCGAGAGCGACAAGCACGGTGGCAAGCCGCTGTACGAGTGGATCGTCTCGCAGGCGCGTGAACGCAAACTCGCCGGCGCCACCGTCCTGCGCGGCATCATGGGCTTCGGCGCCAACAGCCGCATCCACACCGCCAAGATCCTGCGCCTTTCGGAAGACCTGCCCATCGTGGTGGAGATTGTCGACACGCGCGACAAACTGGACGCGTTCCTGGGCGAGATCGAAGGCTCCATCGGCGCGGGGCTGGCCACGCTGGAGAAGGCGGAGGTTCGCTTCTACCGCAGCGGGGGTAAGTAG
- the crcB gene encoding fluoride efflux transporter CrcB: MKLFWIGCGGFAGAVLRYLVSGWAQQSSGSAAFPYGTLAVNVLGCLLIGGLSYLADARGMFSAETRLFVFVGLLGGFTTFSTFGNETLNLLRDGELLIASLNVTTNVVLCLVAVWAGRAGAFAIWR, encoded by the coding sequence ATGAAGCTCTTCTGGATCGGATGCGGCGGATTCGCGGGAGCGGTCCTGCGTTACCTGGTGAGCGGGTGGGCGCAGCAGTCATCGGGCAGCGCCGCCTTCCCCTACGGCACGCTCGCGGTCAACGTGCTGGGCTGCCTGTTGATCGGCGGACTCTCCTACCTGGCCGACGCGCGCGGCATGTTCTCGGCGGAGACACGGCTGTTCGTGTTCGTGGGTCTGCTGGGCGGCTTCACCACCTTCTCGACCTTCGGCAACGAGACCCTCAACCTGTTGCGCGACGGCGAACTGCTGATCGCGTCCCTCAACGTGACCACGAACGTGGTGCTGTGCCTGGTGGCGGTGTGGGCGGGTCGGGCAGGCGCGTTCGCCATCTGGAGGTAA
- a CDS encoding type II toxin-antitoxin system HipA family toxin yields MTVAKVNLWGRTIGAVSWSAEQDVAFFEYTPEFAASGIQVSPIALPLSPQIYAFPALARETFHGLPGLLADSLPDRFGNALIDAWLAREGRKPESFNPVERLCYTGARGMGALEYEPSIGPFHGESEPVDISALVELASEILTRRENLRGSFDLAERSAALTDILRVGTSAGGARAKAIIAWNPSTNEVRSGQVRAGDGFSYWLLKFDGVAGNKDKELDDPRGYSLIEYAYALMARDAGISMMECRLLEEGGRSHFMTRRFDRTETGAKVHMLSLGALAHYDYNLPGAYSYEQAFDVMRRLGLPIASIEQQFTRMVFNIVARNQDDHVKNIAFLMDRAGAWSLSPAFDVTYAWNPSGRWTAAQQMSLNGRRDGFSADDFVSCGRTISLKRGRALEILTHVRDVVRRWPEYAARAGVPPQTTSRIGNAHRLVLAP; encoded by the coding sequence GTGACTGTGGCGAAGGTCAACCTGTGGGGCCGCACCATCGGCGCGGTGAGCTGGTCGGCGGAACAGGACGTGGCGTTCTTTGAGTACACGCCCGAGTTCGCGGCCAGCGGGATCCAGGTATCTCCGATCGCTCTGCCGTTGTCCCCGCAGATCTACGCGTTCCCCGCGCTCGCGCGAGAGACGTTCCACGGCCTGCCCGGGCTCTTGGCGGACTCGCTGCCGGACCGGTTCGGCAACGCGCTCATCGACGCGTGGCTGGCGCGGGAAGGCCGCAAGCCGGAGAGCTTCAACCCCGTCGAGCGCCTGTGCTACACCGGCGCGCGCGGCATGGGCGCGCTCGAGTACGAGCCGAGCATCGGTCCTTTCCACGGCGAGTCCGAGCCGGTGGACATATCGGCGCTGGTCGAGCTGGCGAGCGAGATCCTCACCCGGCGCGAAAACCTGCGCGGATCGTTCGACCTGGCCGAGCGCAGCGCCGCGCTCACCGACATCCTGCGCGTGGGGACGTCGGCGGGCGGGGCGCGCGCCAAGGCCATCATCGCCTGGAACCCGTCCACCAACGAGGTGCGCTCCGGCCAGGTGCGCGCGGGCGATGGTTTCAGCTACTGGCTGCTCAAGTTCGACGGTGTGGCGGGAAACAAGGACAAGGAACTGGACGACCCGCGGGGTTACAGCCTCATCGAGTACGCGTACGCATTGATGGCGCGCGACGCCGGCATCAGCATGATGGAGTGCCGGCTGCTCGAGGAGGGTGGTCGCAGCCACTTCATGACCAGGCGTTTCGACCGTACCGAAACGGGTGCCAAGGTGCACATGCTCTCGCTCGGCGCGCTGGCGCACTACGACTACAACCTGCCCGGTGCTTACTCATACGAACAGGCCTTCGACGTGATGCGCCGGCTGGGCTTGCCCATAGCGAGCATCGAGCAGCAGTTCACGCGCATGGTGTTCAACATCGTGGCGCGCAACCAGGATGACCACGTCAAAAACATCGCGTTTCTGATGGACCGCGCGGGCGCGTGGTCGCTCTCGCCCGCGTTCGACGTGACCTACGCGTGGAACCCGTCGGGGCGCTGGACCGCCGCGCAGCAGATGTCCCTCAACGGCCGCCGGGATGGCTTTTCGGCGGACGATTTCGTATCCTGTGGCCGGACGATATCGCTCAAGCGCGGCCGCGCCCTGGAGATCCTCACCCATGTGCGGGATGTCGTCCGGCGCTGGCCCGAGTACGCGGCGCGCGCGGGTGTTCCGCCGCAGACGACGTCACGCATCGGCAACGCGCATCGCCTGGTGCTGGCGCCGTGA
- a CDS encoding helix-turn-helix domain-containing protein → MNSNTSPDATVLGRIGRRIARYRLNRNLTQEALAREAGVSLATLQRMEAGHSTQTASLVRVLGALELLGNIDALIPEPPLSPLQQVKLAGKKRRRARPTQKQKPSPWTWGDDA, encoded by the coding sequence ATGAATAGCAACACCTCCCCGGATGCCACGGTTCTCGGCCGGATCGGCCGTCGGATCGCCCGCTACCGGCTCAACCGCAACCTGACCCAGGAAGCCCTGGCCCGTGAGGCCGGGGTTTCCCTGGCCACCCTGCAGCGCATGGAGGCCGGGCACTCCACCCAGACCGCGAGCCTCGTGCGTGTGCTGGGTGCGCTCGAGCTGCTCGGCAACATCGACGCGCTGATCCCGGAGCCGCCGCTGAGCCCGCTGCAGCAGGTGAAGCTGGCGGGGAAGAAGCGCCGCCGCGCGCGGCCCACGCAGAAGCAGAAGCCGTCCCCGTGGACCTGGGGGGATGACGCGTGA
- a CDS encoding ABC transporter ATP-binding protein/permease, with the protein MEYIQADELQEKPYDSRLMSRLLRYLRPYKGKVAWAIGLLTIESVLELAPPFITKLAIDRFIAPTGEVAMDLRYAGLLKVVGLLAGALLVGFLAAYLHGLIMSLVGQRVMFDMRMQIFRRLQRLDIPFFDRNPVGRLMTRLTNDVETLNEMFTSGVIAILLDVITLTGIIGVLLWLNWKLALITFVVLPFLYVAAHIFRARARDSYRNVRVRLASLNTFLQENVTGMSVVQIFNRERPQFRRFSHLNNDLYAAHIQSIMAYAVFYPMVEFLSAVAIALIIAFGGLDVLTGAMTFGSLVAFIQYAQRFYRPISDLSEKYNILQSAMASSERIFGVLDREPRIVDPPDPVPFPDRPTEVRFENVTFAYNKDETVLHDVSFTVGAGEKVAIVGYTGAGKTTIISLLSRFYEVEQGRILVDGVDIKKYRLADLRHHVATVLQDVFLFSGSVAHNIHLGNTDIGEDKIKEVARYINAERFIERLPKKYEENVGERGSSLSVGERQLLSFARALVYDPNILVLDEATSSVDTETEFLVQDALRKFMAGRTSIVIAHRLSTIRYVDRILVLHKGRVIEEGTHAQLLARGDHYAKLYELQFKDQEKTAQPDFPG; encoded by the coding sequence ATGGAATACATCCAGGCCGACGAACTGCAGGAGAAGCCCTACGACAGCCGTCTCATGAGCCGGCTGCTCCGGTACCTGCGCCCCTACAAGGGCAAGGTGGCGTGGGCCATCGGCCTGCTCACCATCGAGTCGGTGCTCGAGCTGGCGCCGCCCTTCATCACCAAGCTGGCCATCGACCGTTTCATCGCGCCCACCGGCGAGGTGGCCATGGACCTCCGCTACGCGGGGCTGCTCAAGGTGGTTGGGCTGCTGGCCGGCGCGCTGCTGGTGGGTTTCCTTGCGGCGTATCTGCACGGGCTCATCATGAGCCTGGTGGGGCAGCGCGTGATGTTCGACATGCGCATGCAGATCTTCCGGCGCCTGCAGCGGCTGGACATTCCCTTCTTCGACCGCAATCCGGTGGGGCGCCTGATGACGCGGCTCACCAACGACGTCGAGACGCTGAACGAGATGTTCACCTCGGGTGTGATCGCCATCCTGCTGGACGTCATCACCCTCACCGGCATCATCGGCGTGCTGCTGTGGCTAAACTGGAAGCTGGCGCTGATCACCTTCGTGGTGCTGCCGTTCCTGTACGTGGCCGCGCACATCTTCCGCGCCAGGGCGCGCGATTCGTACCGCAACGTGCGCGTGCGGCTGGCGTCGCTAAATACGTTCCTGCAGGAGAACGTCACCGGCATGAGCGTGGTGCAGATCTTCAACCGCGAACGGCCGCAGTTCCGGCGCTTCTCGCACCTCAACAACGACCTCTACGCAGCGCATATTCAGTCCATCATGGCCTACGCGGTCTTCTACCCCATGGTGGAGTTTCTGAGCGCGGTGGCTATTGCGCTGATCATCGCCTTCGGCGGGCTGGACGTGCTCACCGGCGCCATGACCTTCGGGTCGCTGGTGGCGTTCATCCAGTACGCGCAGCGCTTCTACCGGCCCATCAGCGACCTTTCGGAAAAGTACAACATCCTCCAGTCCGCCATGGCGTCGTCCGAGCGCATCTTCGGCGTGCTCGACCGCGAACCGCGCATCGTGGACCCGCCCGACCCGGTGCCGTTTCCGGACCGGCCCACCGAGGTGCGCTTCGAGAACGTCACCTTTGCGTACAACAAGGACGAGACCGTTCTGCACGACGTGAGCTTCACGGTGGGTGCGGGGGAGAAAGTGGCCATCGTGGGCTACACCGGAGCGGGCAAGACCACCATCATCTCGCTGCTCTCGCGCTTCTACGAGGTGGAGCAGGGGCGCATTCTGGTCGATGGCGTGGACATCAAGAAGTACCGCCTGGCCGACCTGCGTCACCATGTGGCCACCGTGCTGCAGGACGTGTTCTTGTTCTCGGGCAGCGTGGCCCACAACATCCACCTGGGCAACACCGACATCGGCGAAGACAAGATCAAAGAGGTGGCGCGCTACATCAACGCCGAGCGTTTCATCGAGCGGCTGCCGAAGAAGTACGAGGAGAACGTGGGCGAGCGCGGCAGCTCGCTCTCGGTGGGCGAGCGCCAATTGCTGTCGTTCGCGCGCGCGCTGGTCTACGACCCCAATATCCTGGTGCTGGACGAGGCCACCTCCAGCGTGGACACCGAAACCGAGTTCCTGGTGCAGGACGCGCTGCGCAAATTCATGGCCGGGCGCACCTCCATTGTGATCGCGCACCGCCTCTCCACCATCCGCTACGTGGACCGCATCCTGGTGCTGCACAAGGGGCGTGTCATCGAAGAGGGCACGCACGCCCAGCTGCTGGCGCGCGGCGACCACTACGCCAAGCTCTACGAGCTCCAGTTCAAGGACCAGGAGAAGACGGCCCAGCCGGATTTTCCAGGGTAA